The Nitrosopumilus cobalaminigenes genome contains a region encoding:
- a CDS encoding nascent polypeptide-associated complex protein gives MRGGGNREMRRMMDKMGLDMNELSNVQEVIIKTDKKEIIIAKPSVTEMKAKDNSIFTVTADSYEERELEVPIFSEEDIQLVSQQAGVDEEKAKNALEEAEGDLARAILLLTTG, from the coding sequence ATGCGAGGAGGAGGAAACCGCGAAATGCGAAGGATGATGGATAAGATGGGTCTTGATATGAACGAATTATCCAATGTCCAAGAGGTGATAATTAAAACTGATAAAAAAGAAATCATTATTGCAAAACCTTCAGTTACTGAAATGAAGGCAAAAGATAATTCAATTTTTACAGTAACTGCAGATAGTTATGAAGAACGAGAATTAGAAGTGCCAATTTTCTCAGAAGAAGATATCCAGTTAGTTAGTCAACAAGCAGGTGTTGATGAGGAAAAGGCGAAAAATGCTTTAGAAGAGGCAGAAGGCGATCTTGCAAGAGCTATTTTGCTCTTAACTACAGGATAG